The nucleotide window CCTGGGGCCAGCCCGAAGGCCAAGCCGGGCATCGTTTTCGGGACATGAAGGGGGAAGGCGTTCCGGTGGCGAATAACTAGACCGGACCGGCCCGGACTCAAAAAGGGCAAGACCGGCCCGGGCTAAGAGGTCCGATGGATGTGGCTGGTAAAGCCGGTAAGAAGGCAGAGGAGAAGAGGGGAAGATGATTAGAGAACAATCTTATATTGACCTGCACATGCATTCGCGGTACAGCGATGACGGCGAATTTACTCCCAAAGAACTGGTTGCGCAGTGCCGGGCGGCGGGGATTCGGATTATGTCTGTCACCGACCACAATTGCGCGAAAGCCAACGCCGAAGCGGAAAGGGCGGCGGCGCAAGCCGGAATCAAATTTATCCCCGGGATCGAGATCGACTGTACCTACCAGGGGGTTGATTTTCAGCTCTTGGGGTACGGGATTGATTACCGTGATACGGCTTTTACTAAGATTGAAGAGCATATTGCCCGGCAGAACCGGGAAGCCTCATACCAGCGGTTACGACTCATCAACCAATTGGGGTTTCACGTCACGGCGGAAGAACTGGGGGCGATTAGCGCCGGTGATTATTGGCCGCAGAGTTGGACGGGGGAAAAATTCGCCCAGATCCTGCTCAGCAAACCGGAGTATTCTGACCATGAATTACTTAAGCCTTACCGGCCCGGCGGAGCGCGGAGCGATAATCCATACGCCAATTTTTACTGGGATTTTTGTGCTCAGGGCAAACCGTGTTATGTCAAGATCGAGTTTTCCCCTTTAGCCGAGGTAATTCAGATCATCCACGCGACCGGGGGCAAAGCGGTTTTGGCCCACCCGGGCCTCTATTTTGACCATATCCATCTCCTGGCGGAGATGGTGGCGCTGGGGTTGGACGGGATCGAAGTGGGAAGCGGTTATCATACGCAGGAAACCTCAGCCTATTTCTATCAGCAGGCTTTGGCCCACGGTCTTTTGGTTACGGGCGGCAGTGATTACCACGGGACAACCAAACCCGCAATACGGCTGGGAGAATATGTGTGCCCGCTTCCGGAGAAGGAGATCGAGGCCCGACTGG belongs to Capillibacterium thermochitinicola and includes:
- a CDS encoding PHP domain-containing protein; its protein translation is MIREQSYIDLHMHSRYSDDGEFTPKELVAQCRAAGIRIMSVTDHNCAKANAEAERAAAQAGIKFIPGIEIDCTYQGVDFQLLGYGIDYRDTAFTKIEEHIARQNREASYQRLRLINQLGFHVTAEELGAISAGDYWPQSWTGEKFAQILLSKPEYSDHELLKPYRPGGARSDNPYANFYWDFCAQGKPCYVKIEFSPLAEVIQIIHATGGKAVLAHPGLYFDHIHLLAEMVALGLDGIEVGSGYHTQETSAYFYQQALAHGLLVTGGSDYHGTTKPAIRLGEYVCPLPEKEIEARLEAAGLLA